In the genome of Sphaeramia orbicularis chromosome 13, fSphaOr1.1, whole genome shotgun sequence, one region contains:
- the sln gene encoding sarcolipin: protein MDRSAQELFLNFMIVLITVLLMWLLVKTYQD from the coding sequence ATGGACCGCTCGGCGCAAGAGCTGTTTCTCAACTTCATGATCGTCTTAATCACTGTGCTGCTGATGTGGCTGCTGGTGAAAACATACCAGGACTGA
- the kbtbd3 gene encoding kelch repeat and BTB domain-containing protein 3 isoform X2 translates to MDECQDFCCTTNALNSTNSSSCPPCKKPDDIPKSNGLPEHKTLLRVSESHGLQLLGVLRSFRERGLLFDFTIKAQERSFPCHRCVLAACSDFFRAMFEVDMRERGDGSVNLANQCPAAVGSFLDFAYSGETLITDTNVDMIFQLASFLQVSVLSKACSDFLIGTMDLCNCLSLLSLAEAYGSASLLKSAGKFVVQNFDDLSKTHDFLDMQINVLETCLRSDALNVPSEEAVVMSLLRWIRHDLPGRQKLLPGLLSLTRLHHLPTTALKTLRDSDTLLSEDESCLALLSEAQDRQSQYSGLLTDARPATTQSYIYIHKTEENGEIHHTFCYCLETDQWKELGMGHGGGAATVPDPPGSYLTSYAEKMFVTGGCRGNCCRAIRLHVAEPFHDATDEVWCFCPVTQTCTPAPAMLKPRTMHTAVTCLDRVFVIGGRTKGSRGGAPSLLEVEYYDPLSQTWSPVSPLPTAIFYPEASACGSIIYTLGSEVEITDSFNPSLDCFFQYDAQKDQWSRLVAEFGQFFHATLVKAVSIKNTLHLCDLSTYKVYSFCPETCVWKGEGSFECAGFNAGAVGMRDRIYILGGDYSPDEITDEVQMYHSGRSQWEEVAPMPRALTEFHCQLISFNKYRDPWGDAS, encoded by the exons ATGGATGAATGTCAAGACTTCTGCTGTACAACCAACGCCCTCAACTCCACTAACAGCAGCAGCTGCCCTCCCTGCAAGAAACCTGATGACATTCCAAAATCTAATGGGCTCCCAGAGCACAAGACCCTGCTGCGGGTATCTGAATCGCATGGACTTCAGCTACTGGGTGTGCTCAGATCATTCAGGGAGAGAGGCTTGTTGTTTGACTTCACCATCAAGGCTCAGGAACGCAGTTTTCCTTGTCATCGTTGTGTCCTTGCCGCATGCAGTGATTTCTtcag GGCCATGTTTGAGGTAGACATGCGAGAACGAGGAGATGGGTCAGTAAACCTGGCTAACCAGTGTCCAGCAGCAGTGGGTTCTTTCCTGGACTTTGCCTACTCTGGAGAGACACTCATCACTGACACTAATGTAGACATGATATTTCAGCTGGCCTCATTTCTTCAG GTTTCAGTGCTCTCCAAAGCATGCAGTGATTTCCTGATAGGAACCATGGATCTGTGTAACTGTCTGTCCCTTTTGTCACTCGCTGAGGCATATGGATCAGCCTCTCTACTCAAAAGTGCTGGTAAATTTGTGGTTCAGAACTTTGATGACCTTTCTAAGACCCACGACTTCCTCGATATGCAG ATAAATGTGCTGGAGACATGTTTAAGGTCAGATGCTCTAAATGTGCCCAGTGAGGAGGCAGTGGTCATGTCACTTCTTAGATGGATACGTCATGATCTCCCAGGAAGACAGAAGCTTTTACCAGGGTTACTGTCTCTAACTAGACTTCATCATCTTCCCACAACTGCATTAAAG ACTCTGCGTGATTCCGACACTCTGCTCAGTGAGGATGAGTCGTGTCTGGCTTTGCTGTCAGAGGCCCAGGACAGACAGAGTCAATACAGCGGCCTGCTCACTGACGCCAGGCCTGCCACCACACAGAGCTACATCTACATCCACAAAACTGAGGAGAATGGAGAGATCCACCATACCTTCTGCTACTGTCTTGAAACAGACCAGTGGAAAGAACTAGGAATGGGGCATGGAGGAGGGGCAGCCACTGTGCCAGACCCACCAGGATCCTACCTGACCAGCTATGCTGAGAAG ATGTTTGTGACAGGTGGTTGTCGTGGAAACTGTTGCCGGGCTATACGTCTCCATGTGGCTGAGCCTTTTCATGATGCCACAGATGAGGTGTGGTGCTTTTGTCCTGTGACTCAGACCTGCACACCTGCACCAGCAATGCTGAAACCCCGAACCATGCACACCGCAGTGACCTGTCTGGATCGAGTTTTCGTGATTGGGGGACGCACCAAGGGATCCAGAGGGGGAGCTCCAAGTCTACTGGAG GTGGAGTATTACGACCCCCTATCCCAGACCTGGAGTCCTGTCAGCCCACTGCCCACTGCCATCTTTTACCCAGAAGCCAGTGCTTGTGGCAGTATCATCTACACTTTAGGCTCAGAGGTGGAGATCACAGACTCCTTCAACCCCTCACTCGACTGTTTCTTCCAATATGATGCCCAAAAAGACCAGTGGAGCCGCTTGGTAGCAGAATTTGGCCAGTTCTTCCACGCGACACTGGTTAAGGCAGTGTCTATTAAAAATACACTGCACCTCTGTGACCTGTCAACGTATAAG gtttacaGTTTTTGTCCAGAGACCTGTGTGTGGAAGGGAGAGGGGTCGTTTGAGTGTGCAGGGTTCAATGCCGGGGCTGTGGGTATGAGGGACAGAATCTACATCCTGGGTGGAGACTATTCCCCTGACGAAATCACAGATGAAGTTCAG ATGTACCACAGTGGGAGGAGTCAATGGGAAGAAGTGGCACCGATGCCCAGGGCGCTCACTGAGTTCCACTGCCAGCTCATCAGCTTCAATAAATACAGGGACCCCTGGGGTGATGCATCATAA
- the kbtbd3 gene encoding kelch repeat and BTB domain-containing protein 3 isoform X1, producing the protein MAIFYIFSELVKMDECQDFCCTTNALNSTNSSSCPPCKKPDDIPKSNGLPEHKTLLRVSESHGLQLLGVLRSFRERGLLFDFTIKAQERSFPCHRCVLAACSDFFRAMFEVDMRERGDGSVNLANQCPAAVGSFLDFAYSGETLITDTNVDMIFQLASFLQVSVLSKACSDFLIGTMDLCNCLSLLSLAEAYGSASLLKSAGKFVVQNFDDLSKTHDFLDMQINVLETCLRSDALNVPSEEAVVMSLLRWIRHDLPGRQKLLPGLLSLTRLHHLPTTALKTLRDSDTLLSEDESCLALLSEAQDRQSQYSGLLTDARPATTQSYIYIHKTEENGEIHHTFCYCLETDQWKELGMGHGGGAATVPDPPGSYLTSYAEKMFVTGGCRGNCCRAIRLHVAEPFHDATDEVWCFCPVTQTCTPAPAMLKPRTMHTAVTCLDRVFVIGGRTKGSRGGAPSLLEVEYYDPLSQTWSPVSPLPTAIFYPEASACGSIIYTLGSEVEITDSFNPSLDCFFQYDAQKDQWSRLVAEFGQFFHATLVKAVSIKNTLHLCDLSTYKVYSFCPETCVWKGEGSFECAGFNAGAVGMRDRIYILGGDYSPDEITDEVQMYHSGRSQWEEVAPMPRALTEFHCQLISFNKYRDPWGDAS; encoded by the exons ATGGCAATATTTTATATCTTTTCAGAACTAGTCAAGATGGATGAATGTCAAGACTTCTGCTGTACAACCAACGCCCTCAACTCCACTAACAGCAGCAGCTGCCCTCCCTGCAAGAAACCTGATGACATTCCAAAATCTAATGGGCTCCCAGAGCACAAGACCCTGCTGCGGGTATCTGAATCGCATGGACTTCAGCTACTGGGTGTGCTCAGATCATTCAGGGAGAGAGGCTTGTTGTTTGACTTCACCATCAAGGCTCAGGAACGCAGTTTTCCTTGTCATCGTTGTGTCCTTGCCGCATGCAGTGATTTCTtcag GGCCATGTTTGAGGTAGACATGCGAGAACGAGGAGATGGGTCAGTAAACCTGGCTAACCAGTGTCCAGCAGCAGTGGGTTCTTTCCTGGACTTTGCCTACTCTGGAGAGACACTCATCACTGACACTAATGTAGACATGATATTTCAGCTGGCCTCATTTCTTCAG GTTTCAGTGCTCTCCAAAGCATGCAGTGATTTCCTGATAGGAACCATGGATCTGTGTAACTGTCTGTCCCTTTTGTCACTCGCTGAGGCATATGGATCAGCCTCTCTACTCAAAAGTGCTGGTAAATTTGTGGTTCAGAACTTTGATGACCTTTCTAAGACCCACGACTTCCTCGATATGCAG ATAAATGTGCTGGAGACATGTTTAAGGTCAGATGCTCTAAATGTGCCCAGTGAGGAGGCAGTGGTCATGTCACTTCTTAGATGGATACGTCATGATCTCCCAGGAAGACAGAAGCTTTTACCAGGGTTACTGTCTCTAACTAGACTTCATCATCTTCCCACAACTGCATTAAAG ACTCTGCGTGATTCCGACACTCTGCTCAGTGAGGATGAGTCGTGTCTGGCTTTGCTGTCAGAGGCCCAGGACAGACAGAGTCAATACAGCGGCCTGCTCACTGACGCCAGGCCTGCCACCACACAGAGCTACATCTACATCCACAAAACTGAGGAGAATGGAGAGATCCACCATACCTTCTGCTACTGTCTTGAAACAGACCAGTGGAAAGAACTAGGAATGGGGCATGGAGGAGGGGCAGCCACTGTGCCAGACCCACCAGGATCCTACCTGACCAGCTATGCTGAGAAG ATGTTTGTGACAGGTGGTTGTCGTGGAAACTGTTGCCGGGCTATACGTCTCCATGTGGCTGAGCCTTTTCATGATGCCACAGATGAGGTGTGGTGCTTTTGTCCTGTGACTCAGACCTGCACACCTGCACCAGCAATGCTGAAACCCCGAACCATGCACACCGCAGTGACCTGTCTGGATCGAGTTTTCGTGATTGGGGGACGCACCAAGGGATCCAGAGGGGGAGCTCCAAGTCTACTGGAG GTGGAGTATTACGACCCCCTATCCCAGACCTGGAGTCCTGTCAGCCCACTGCCCACTGCCATCTTTTACCCAGAAGCCAGTGCTTGTGGCAGTATCATCTACACTTTAGGCTCAGAGGTGGAGATCACAGACTCCTTCAACCCCTCACTCGACTGTTTCTTCCAATATGATGCCCAAAAAGACCAGTGGAGCCGCTTGGTAGCAGAATTTGGCCAGTTCTTCCACGCGACACTGGTTAAGGCAGTGTCTATTAAAAATACACTGCACCTCTGTGACCTGTCAACGTATAAG gtttacaGTTTTTGTCCAGAGACCTGTGTGTGGAAGGGAGAGGGGTCGTTTGAGTGTGCAGGGTTCAATGCCGGGGCTGTGGGTATGAGGGACAGAATCTACATCCTGGGTGGAGACTATTCCCCTGACGAAATCACAGATGAAGTTCAG ATGTACCACAGTGGGAGGAGTCAATGGGAAGAAGTGGCACCGATGCCCAGGGCGCTCACTGAGTTCCACTGCCAGCTCATCAGCTTCAATAAATACAGGGACCCCTGGGGTGATGCATCATAA